The following are encoded together in the Proteiniphilum saccharofermentans genome:
- a CDS encoding L-cysteine desulfidase family protein, with protein MLSTDKRTRIHLLMQQEIIPSIGCTEPVAVALCTAKASSTLGIKVEKVEAFLSANVLKNALGVGIPGTGMTGLPIAIALGALIGKPEEGLELLKHVTSEEVEQGKCFIKEGRIEIRQQTGITDKLYIRIRCSGGGESAVTVISGNHNYFSYIEKNGEVLLDRSASTSKEDQTENNLPLNFRTVYEYAVESPLEELSFILEAAQMNRKASVEAMLHNYGHNVAGSLKNRNGLHIFGDNLHTRMVISTAGACDMRMDGGLIPVMSNSGSGNQGIAATMPVLIYAENESCSDEQLIRALTLSSLLIIYIKQQLGRLSALCGCVVASTGSSCGITYLMGGNYEQIVYAAKNMIANITGMICDGAKPGCALKIASGVSTAALSAVIAMENEVVTSQEGIVDEDIDRTIENLARIGNSGMQETDKLVLDIMTKK; from the coding sequence ATGCTATCAACCGACAAAAGAACCCGTATACACCTGCTTATGCAACAGGAAATAATTCCTTCCATCGGCTGCACCGAACCAGTCGCTGTGGCTCTTTGCACAGCTAAAGCGAGCAGCACCCTCGGAATAAAGGTTGAAAAGGTTGAGGCTTTCCTAAGCGCCAATGTGCTGAAAAATGCATTGGGAGTAGGAATCCCGGGGACAGGAATGACCGGTCTTCCTATCGCTATTGCGTTGGGAGCACTGATTGGCAAACCGGAAGAAGGGCTTGAGCTACTAAAACATGTAACATCAGAGGAAGTAGAGCAGGGCAAGTGCTTCATAAAAGAAGGTAGGATCGAAATCCGCCAGCAAACGGGTATCACCGATAAACTCTATATCAGGATCCGTTGCAGCGGGGGTGGTGAATCGGCTGTTACCGTCATATCGGGTAACCACAACTATTTTTCCTATATAGAAAAAAATGGTGAAGTGTTGCTCGACAGGTCAGCTTCCACAAGCAAAGAAGATCAAACTGAAAACAACCTGCCACTTAATTTCCGCACCGTCTACGAATATGCTGTAGAGTCGCCCCTAGAGGAACTCTCTTTCATACTGGAAGCTGCACAAATGAACAGGAAGGCATCAGTCGAAGCCATGCTCCACAACTACGGGCACAACGTCGCCGGGAGTCTGAAAAACAGGAATGGCCTTCACATTTTCGGTGATAACCTGCACACCCGCATGGTTATCTCCACGGCAGGCGCCTGTGATATGAGAATGGATGGGGGATTGATACCGGTAATGAGCAATTCCGGCAGTGGTAATCAAGGGATAGCTGCTACCATGCCTGTCCTTATCTACGCCGAGAATGAGTCGTGCAGCGACGAACAATTGATCCGCGCGTTGACGCTAAGCAGCCTGCTAATCATCTATATAAAGCAACAATTAGGCAGACTCTCCGCCCTGTGCGGTTGTGTGGTGGCTTCCACCGGATCGAGTTGCGGCATTACTTACCTGATGGGCGGGAATTATGAACAGATCGTGTATGCGGCCAAAAATATGATCGCAAATATCACAGGCATGATCTGCGACGGAGCCAAACCCGGTTGTGCCCTGAAAATCGCCAGCGGGGTATCGACCGCTGCCTTGTCGGCAGTGATAGCTATGGAGAATGAGGTGGTAACCTCACAGGAGGGGATCGTCGATGAAGATATCGACCGCACTATAGAGAATCTGGCACGCATTGGTAACAGTGGTATGCAGGAGACCGATAAGTTGGTGCTGGATATTATGACAAAGAAATAA